The Ascaphus truei isolate aAscTru1 chromosome 11, aAscTru1.hap1, whole genome shotgun sequence genome includes a window with the following:
- the LOC142463340 gene encoding cytochrome P450 3A29-like isoform X2 — protein sequence MNLFPNFSMETWTLLILFLTLLSLYGIWPYGFFKKYGIPGPRPLPFIGTFLENRKGQFEFDMECFKKYGNLWGIYDGRKPVLAIMDPVIIKAILVKECFTLFTNRRSFGLNGPLESALSFAEDEQWKRIRTVLSPAFTSGKLKQMFPLMKHYGDLLMQNATKKVNNKETIVMKDIFSAYSMDAVLGTSFSVNVDSINNPNDPFVINGRKLFDFSFLSPLIILTVLFPCIIPALDKMNFCFFPTSVIQFFTDAIKRFRNTRQKGIQAPPTYDALTQMEYLDMAINETLRLFPAAGRIERVCKRTTEINGLTIPGGVVTMIPAYVLHRNPEFWPEPEEFQPERFSKENRETQEPYTFLPFGAGPRNCIGMRFALLNMKVAITVLVQNFTFQPCKETPIPLEIDSLGILKSKRPIILNLVPRTAQDTEE from the exons TTACGGGATCTGGCCATATGGGTTCTTTAAAAAGTATGGGATCCCTGGCCCCCGGCCCCTGCCTTTTATTGGGACCTTTCTTGAAAATAGGAAA GGCCAATTTGAATTCGACATGGAATGTTTCAAGAAATATGGAAATCTTTGGGG GATTTATGATGGCCGGAAGCCGGTACTCGCCATAATGGATCCTGTAATCATTAAAGCTATTCTAGTGAAAGAATGCTTCACCCTCTTCACTAACAGAAGG AGTTTCGGTCTGAACGGGCCCCTGGAATCTGCCCTCTCTTTCGCTGAGGACGAGCAGTGGAAGAGAATCCGCACTGTTCTCTCCCCCGCCTTCACCAGCGGCAAACTCAAGcag ATGTTCCCTTTGATGAAGCACTATGGAGACCTTTTAATGCAGAATGCCACGAAGAAAGTAAATAACAAAGAGACGATCGTTATGAAGGA TATCTTCTCAGCATACAGCATGGACGCTGTCCTAGGTACCTCGTTCAGTGTGAATGTCGATTCCATAAACAACCCCAATGATCCCTTCGTCATCAACGGCAGGAAGCTATTTGACTTCAGCTTTTTAAGTCCTCTGATCATATTGACGG TGCTGTTTCCATGCATCATCCCTGCTTTGGATAAAATGAATTTTTGTTTCTTCCCAACGAGTGTTATTCAGTTTTTCACGGACGCCATCAAACGTTTCAGAAACACTCGGCAGAAAGGCATCCAG GCTCCTCCAACCTACGATGCTCTGACGCAGATGGAATATCTCGATATGGCGATTAACGAGACTTTGAGACTCTTTCCAGCAGCTGGAAGAATTGAGAGAGTTTGCAAACGCACAACCGAGATAAACGGACTAACCATCCCGGGTGGCGTCGTGACCATGATCCCAGCCTATGTTCTGCATCGGAACCCCGAGTTCTGGCCAGAACCGGAAGAATTCCAACCCGAAAG GTTCAGTAAAGAGAACAGAGAGACCCAGGAACCGTACACCTTCCTGCCCTTCGGAGCTGGACCCAGGAACTGCATCGGGATGAGATTCGCTCTCCTGAACATGAAAGTGGCCATCACTGTCCTGGTGCAGAACTTCACCTTCCAGCCTTGCAAGGAGACTCCG ATCCCTCTGGAAATTGACTCCCTGGGAATCCTGAAGTCCAAGAGGCCGATTATTTTGAATCTAGTCCCTAGAACAGCCCAGGACACGGAGGAATAA
- the LOC142463340 gene encoding cytochrome P450 3A29-like isoform X1 yields MNLFPNFSMETWTLLILFLTLLSLYGIWPYGFFKKYGIPGPRPLPFIGTFLENRKGQFEFDMECFKKYGNLWGIYDGRKPVLAIMDPVIIKAILVKECFTLFTNRRSFGLNGPLESALSFAEDEQWKRIRTVLSPAFTSGKLKQMFPLMKHYGDLLMQNATKKVNNKETIVMKDIFSAYSMDAVLGTSFSVNVDSINNPNDPFVINGRKLFDFSFLSPLIILTVLFPCIIPALDKMNFCFFPTSVIQFFTDAIKRFRNTRQKGIQERVDFLQLMIDSQTNENDSEEEKHGYKELTDTEITAQALVFILAGFETTSTTLMFLAYNLATHPDVQRKLQDEINTLLPNKAPPTYDALTQMEYLDMAINETLRLFPAAGRIERVCKRTTEINGLTIPGGVVTMIPAYVLHRNPEFWPEPEEFQPERFSKENRETQEPYTFLPFGAGPRNCIGMRFALLNMKVAITVLVQNFTFQPCKETPIPLEIDSLGILKSKRPIILNLVPRTAQDTEE; encoded by the exons TTACGGGATCTGGCCATATGGGTTCTTTAAAAAGTATGGGATCCCTGGCCCCCGGCCCCTGCCTTTTATTGGGACCTTTCTTGAAAATAGGAAA GGCCAATTTGAATTCGACATGGAATGTTTCAAGAAATATGGAAATCTTTGGGG GATTTATGATGGCCGGAAGCCGGTACTCGCCATAATGGATCCTGTAATCATTAAAGCTATTCTAGTGAAAGAATGCTTCACCCTCTTCACTAACAGAAGG AGTTTCGGTCTGAACGGGCCCCTGGAATCTGCCCTCTCTTTCGCTGAGGACGAGCAGTGGAAGAGAATCCGCACTGTTCTCTCCCCCGCCTTCACCAGCGGCAAACTCAAGcag ATGTTCCCTTTGATGAAGCACTATGGAGACCTTTTAATGCAGAATGCCACGAAGAAAGTAAATAACAAAGAGACGATCGTTATGAAGGA TATCTTCTCAGCATACAGCATGGACGCTGTCCTAGGTACCTCGTTCAGTGTGAATGTCGATTCCATAAACAACCCCAATGATCCCTTCGTCATCAACGGCAGGAAGCTATTTGACTTCAGCTTTTTAAGTCCTCTGATCATATTGACGG TGCTGTTTCCATGCATCATCCCTGCTTTGGATAAAATGAATTTTTGTTTCTTCCCAACGAGTGTTATTCAGTTTTTCACGGACGCCATCAAACGTTTCAGAAACACTCGGCAGAAAGGCATCCAG GAGCGAGTGGATTTTCTGCAGCTCATGATTGATTCTCAGACCAATGAAAACGATTCAGAGGAGGAAAAGCATGgctataaag AACTGACGGACACTGAGATTACGGCTCAGGCGCTCGTCTTTATTCTGGCTGGATTCGAGACGACCAGCACTACACTCATGTTCTTGGCATACAACCTGGCAACCCACCCTGATGTCCAGAGGAAGCTGCAGGATGAGATAAATACATTGCTACCCAATAAG GCTCCTCCAACCTACGATGCTCTGACGCAGATGGAATATCTCGATATGGCGATTAACGAGACTTTGAGACTCTTTCCAGCAGCTGGAAGAATTGAGAGAGTTTGCAAACGCACAACCGAGATAAACGGACTAACCATCCCGGGTGGCGTCGTGACCATGATCCCAGCCTATGTTCTGCATCGGAACCCCGAGTTCTGGCCAGAACCGGAAGAATTCCAACCCGAAAG GTTCAGTAAAGAGAACAGAGAGACCCAGGAACCGTACACCTTCCTGCCCTTCGGAGCTGGACCCAGGAACTGCATCGGGATGAGATTCGCTCTCCTGAACATGAAAGTGGCCATCACTGTCCTGGTGCAGAACTTCACCTTCCAGCCTTGCAAGGAGACTCCG ATCCCTCTGGAAATTGACTCCCTGGGAATCCTGAAGTCCAAGAGGCCGATTATTTTGAATCTAGTCCCTAGAACAGCCCAGGACACGGAGGAATAA